The following are from one region of the Arcobacter defluvii genome:
- a CDS encoding tetratricopeptide repeat protein, whose protein sequence is MIKGIIKVILVIFIVFSFNACEDKSSQESKSQEIVYIATLPMPEWDEVGGKKIWDAYKNWHDAKHDPIPATQIGYAYANKLQDYEKALQWFEYSNSMKPTADNSAYACYVLQEMKQYDKAIKWCNDSIIQESNKEALFMLGTVYEDTQKYDKAIEYYKLSANKGYVNAMNNLGFVYNEKLKDYNLAEQWYLKAVKKRNYTAFNNIALFYHEDLHDDIKASAYAIALIGNKYSYQSVMNLLKKDWQIPNDIIQKGYELQLSSDEFPIKYKENLNLE, encoded by the coding sequence ATGATAAAAGGCATAATAAAAGTAATTTTAGTAATATTTATAGTATTTAGTTTTAATGCTTGTGAGGACAAATCTTCACAAGAAAGCAAAAGCCAAGAAATAGTCTATATAGCAACTTTACCTATGCCAGAATGGGATGAAGTAGGTGGGAAGAAAATATGGGATGCATATAAAAATTGGCACGACGCCAAACATGACCCAATCCCAGCAACCCAAATAGGTTATGCTTATGCAAATAAATTACAAGATTATGAAAAAGCTTTACAGTGGTTTGAATACTCAAACTCTATGAAACCAACAGCAGATAATTCTGCTTATGCGTGTTATGTACTTCAAGAAATGAAACAATATGATAAAGCTATCAAATGGTGTAATGACTCAATCATTCAAGAAAGCAATAAAGAAGCATTGTTTATGCTTGGGACTGTATATGAAGATACACAAAAATATGATAAGGCAATAGAATATTATAAATTATCTGCAAATAAAGGTTATGTAAATGCAATGAATAACTTAGGGTTTGTTTATAATGAAAAATTAAAAGATTATAACCTAGCAGAACAATGGTATTTAAAAGCAGTAAAAAAAAGAAATTATACAGCTTTTAATAATATAGCTCTTTTTTATCATGAAGATTTACATGATGATATCAAAGCTTCTGCTTATGCTATAGCTTTAATAGGAAATAAATATAGTTATCAATCGGTTATGAATTTATTAAAAAAAGATTGGCAAATCCCAAATGATATTATTCAGAAAGGTTATGAACTTCAACTATCATCAGATGAATTTCCTATTAAATATAAAGAAAATCTAAATTTAGAGTAA